Part of the Triticum urartu cultivar G1812 chromosome 2, Tu2.1, whole genome shotgun sequence genome, gaattgtattaaccggaaacataatacatgtgtgaatacatagacaaacaaagtgtcactagtatgcctctacttgactagctcgttaatcaaagatggttatgtttcctaaccatgaacaatgagttgttatttgatcaacgggatcacatcattgagagaatgatctgattgacatgacccattccattagcttagcacccgatcgtttagtatgttgctattgctttcttcatgacttatacatgttcctataactatgagattatgcaactcccgtttacaggaggaacactttgggtactaccaaacgtcacaacgtaactgggtgattataaaggagtactacaggtgtctccaaaggtacatgttgggttggcgtatttcgagattaggttttgtcactccgattgtcggagaggtatctccgggccctctcggtaatgcacatcacttaagccttgcaagcattgcaactaaatgagttagttgcggaatgatgtattacagaacgagtaaagagacttgccggtaacgagattgaactaggtattggaataccgacgatcgaatctcgggcaagtaacataccgatgacaaagggaacgacgtatgttgttatgcggtctgaccgataaagatcttcgtagaatatgtaggagccaatatgggcatccaggtcccgctattggttattgattggagacatgtctcggtcatgtctacattgttctcgaacccgtagggtccgcacgcttaaggttacgatgacagttatattatgagtttatgcattttgatgtaccgaagtttgttcggagtcccggatgtgatcacggacatgacgaggagtctcgaaatggtcgagacataaagattgatatattggaagcctatgtttggataccggaagtgttccgggtgaaatcaggattttaccggagtaccgggaggttaccggaacccccccgggagctaaatgggccatgatgggccttagtggaaaagagaagaggcagccctacatgggccgcgcgcccctcccctcccttggtccgaataggacaaggagaggggggcggcccctctctctctttccccccctccgcgaatcctattccaactaggattgggggggggaatcctactcccagagggagtaggactctcctggcgcgccctccttggccggccagcctcccccctctagtcctttatatacagaggcaggggcaccccagagatacacaagttgatccacgtgatcttttccttagccgtgtgcggcgccgccagccaccataatcctcgataatactgtagcggagtttaggcgaagccctgctgctgtagcacatcaagatcgtcaccacgccatcgtgctgacggaactcttccccgacactttgctggatcggagtccggggatcattatcgagctgaacgtgtgctagaactcggaggtgccgtagtttcggtgcttgatcggtcggatcgtgaagacgttcgactacatcaaccaaacgcttccgttgtcgatctactaggtatgtagatcacactcccccctctcgttgctatgcatcacatgatcttgcgtgtgcgtaggaaaattttgaaattactacgaaacctaACAGTTGGGCCAGATTCGCGCGAGCTGCCACATCCGACGACGAGCACCTGCAGGAGCTCGCACAGGAggaaaaggggggcgccaccctgcCAGGACCTGCAGGAGGAGAACCACCACGCGATGCGAAGAAGACTCGCCGGCGCCGGCGACGCCACGACGAGCAGAGGCCGTGGAAGGACCAAGCCTCCCCTATCGCGGGAGCACATCGCAGGGCGAGGAAGCGCCCCGCCGCTGCCATCGGCCGGTCGAGCTTAGCCCGCCGGCGTCCTCCGGCTacggcgagggaggcggcggctgcggctgcgGCTAGGTTCCTCCCGAGCCGCCGCTAGGAGCGACACGGGTGTGGGGAAAACTCTTGGTAGAGCAGAGAGGGAAAATGAACTATATCCTTGCTTGTGGTATTTTAAAAATTTGAGAAATCAACAATTTCTTTTGATTGTGAGTACATGCACACATACACTCATCACTATAAATGCACGCGTACACACCCTATTTCTATGCACACCTCCGAGATACCGAGCTGGCACGTCATTTTGAGATTGACGAAGTCTCCATAGATACCTTCGTAGTTGACGGAAATGTCTAGAATGTGCATCGTCAAAAAACTTAAAATAAATTCAGCAAAATGCAACCACCCATGCCAAGTCTAAAACTTGAACTATCTAAGCCACACTTTGATACACCGTGTGTTTGTActcctccgtttctaaatataagtctttatatcatatatggatgtatatagacgtattttacaCCGTGCTTGGGTATGAAATCACTACAAAAGACTAAATTATTTACagagaaacggagggagtaggagtTAACTTGCGGTTGGGTGTTGGGTGACACGTCAGCGCGTCCCCTACCCACCGTCACCTTTCCCGTGCCCCACCGAACTTCCGGCGAGCGCCAAAAACTCCACACCGCCGCACCACCATCCATCCATCCACGAAGATTCCACACGGGAGCCAGGAAAAGGAGACGCACGTACGCGCGCGCGCGCTCACGATCACGCACCCTGGCCCCACATGCAGCCGCCCGACACCATCGCAAGCCGCCGCGGGCAACCCATCCGAGAAACGAAACCTCCCCCGGCATCGCATCAGCACCACTCGCCCACTGACAGCGCGGACCAAAGCACCGGCTGAACGAGCCGGGACCCACGCGGCAGCGAGACGAGCCATCAGCCGCACGTGGGCCCGCGGCGTCGCCGTCGCGGCAGCTGCCTGCCACCCACTCGCAGGCAGTAACTTCCCACGCATACCGCCATTTCCattccttttctttttctctccgaaaaaatATCTCCCCCGCTTTTGTCTACTCCACCACTCTTCTTTCTCCTCCTCCCCCTCGCCTAAAAAGCGTCGTCGTCGCGTCGGCTCCTACCCCGCGCCTTCCTCGCCCGCTCGCTCGCTCGCGCCTCCCTCCTCCGCTCCCCTCTGCCCACCCCTGCAGCTCGGGGGCGCGTCCGGCGCCGACGGGGCCCCACCTTCCGCGATGCCCGTGCCGGGCTGGTTTCGCGGCAAATTGAGGTCCAGGTCCAAGCCCAAGCCCGGCGCCGCGGCCgtctcctccgccgcctcctccccctcccgCAAGTCCGTCGACCTCGACTACCCGTCCCCGTCCCCGACCCCCCGGGCGCGGGAGAAGGCCCGCAGCCTCGACTCGCCGGCCGCGCGCCATGGCCGGGGCGGCGCCGAGTTCCAGTACAAGCTCCCGGTGCCCGTGATTAGCCCGGAGCCGCTATGCGAGGAGGCCACGGATGTGGCGGGCTGCTCGTCGGCCTCGGGCTCCAGCGTGTGCTCTTCGCCGGATGACGCGCCGGATCACCAAGCGTCTAGGTATGCGGCTGATCGCCCGATGGTTATGGCCTACCTGCGAATTTGCTGCAGCCTGGAGTCTGCTGCCCTGCTCACCAGTTCAATTTTCACGTCTGGGGTGAAGTTGAAGCTGAATTTGGGGGTGACACTGTGATCGAATTTGGGGGAATTGCGGCTTGCTCGAAAGGTAGAGGCGTTAGGTTTAGTGTGAATGGTTAGTGGGCTTAGCAACTTTTTTTAAAGGAATTGGAGTCAAAATGCAGAGTTAGAGACTCGGAGCCAACAGTGTGACTTCGCACCAACTTCGTCTGTTGACCTCTTCCGTGGTCGTTGCACTTCTACAATCGTAAGCCACTTCATTTGTTTTTGGGTAAAATATGTACCTAGTCCTAGGCGGGGTGACCACGGATGCCAAGGCGTTTTATGATTTGTGATTGAAGAAATATTCCCAAAAAAGGCTGAACAACTTTACGTTTTAGTCGGAATGCAGATTTTTTTTCTCTCCTTCTGCTAACTAATTGTTTATTCTTGCAAAAAATTGATGATTTTGAGTTCTGCACTCAATATGCTTCTATTCTAGTTCCAAGGTCATATGTTCTGATTTGGTTACTTCAATTAGTGCGTTCTTTGTTTGGTATTGATATGTTCATTTCAAAATAATGCTTATACGTCTGTTGATGGTTCTTTTTTGCTTGGCATAATCTCCAGGTCTATGGATCCAATTGCTTTTGCCAAGGGGAGAGACATGCCATCTGACACAGCTATGATCTTAAATGAAGACAAACGCTTCATGTCATGTAGTATGCCACGGGAGCATCACAAGTTCTTTGAGGCGCCTGTTTCTAACATGAGGGCTCTTCATGTGCATAATAACGATGATCCTTCAACTAGCGAAGCCAGTTGTTCACGTGGCAGAATGTTGACTGAAGATATATTTGGTCCAAGAACGAGAAGCCCATCCCCTGGCCGAAAAGCCCATGCCTTTGCTGTGAATAATGTACATTCAAAAGAATTCGGGTTTAGCCCCAGGTCACCATTGAAAATGAGTGAGGGTTTGAGAAGCCCGCCTCATCCCTTGCCTCTTCCTCCAGCTCCCGGTGCTTGCTCACCTCTACCTCCATCTCCCACTGCTTGTTCACCTCTTCCTCCATCTCCCACTGCTTGCTCGCCTCTTCCTACATCTCCTACTGCTTGCTCACAGTCCCAATCACGGTGGAAAAAGGGGAAACTATTAGGGAGTGGAACATTTGGCCAGGTTTACCTTGGATTTAACAGGTATCATGGTTTTTTCATGTGTTCGTATCATTTGCGATTTGATTATCATATGGAACTAAATGCATTGATGTCTTATTATATGCTACAAAACCTATAGAAAAGCATGGGATGTGCTAAATTGTTCAATATTCCAGTAGATGCCTTTATAAGTTGACATATGAGATTATGTAGCATCTAGCTCTCAAGGGATCATGCTTAATGTATATGAACTTAGCACACTGTTGTTTCGCTCGAATTTTCTGATGTCAAATTGTTTATATTGATTGAATGTCTTGGGGTGTTGCCTAAATGTTTGGGAAGGCAGTCTGTACAAGAACTCTTATCTCACTACCAATTATGCAGTGAAAATGGGCAGTTTTGCGCGATTAAGGAAGTACAAGTAATTTCAGATGATCCACATTCGAAAGAACGACTCAAGCAACTGAATCAGGTTGATTATCTTATTCAGTTAACTTACTTGTCTTTCTACGCACCGCAACGGTATTTTCCTTACCTGTTTAATTGACTAAACAACATGTTATTCTTTCTGTATTAACAGGAAATAGACATGCTTAAGAAAGCATCGCACCCGAACGTTGTGCAATACTATGATAGTGATATGGTAAGTTCTATTTGATAAACCGTCTGCTCTGTCTGTGTGCAGTCATATTCGAATAATTATTTGCTCTTTGGATCCATCCAAATTTTTGATGGGATGGGCTCGTGAGAGAAAATAATGCCAAGTTTATAAAGTTCAAAGAAAATTAATGATGTGGGCATTAAGGTCTCATGCACATAGAGGTAAAGAAGTCGGTGGGAAATTCAGTTTACTAAAGTTCACAAATGATGAATTTTATCCATAATGAAAGGTTCTTTCTGTTGCTACTGGCATTGCTCACAAAATGATGGCTTGTCTCATAACACATATTGTGGAAATGTTGCATATATATACACAAAAATATGAGAACATATCGGGAAGTTTGTGGAATTTATTCAGTAGTTTGGGAGGCTATGGAACCAATGATATAAATTCGTTGCATATCTACATGTACAAGTATAAGCATGTATGGGAGGAGAAAACCTGCAATATTCACTCATAATACAGATTCTCCAGTCTACTTCTTTAATGTTGGCAAAACTGCCACCAAATCCTAAGGGGTTAAACGCACTGGTTTTAGAATATCAGGGGTTGGTGTGATAGCTGGTTTTGTAGTTCTTGAGGCAAAATTAGACACACCATCAAAGTTCAAGGTAATATGGAGTTCTTCAAAAACATTGATTGTAATTTATGTAGGCACGCTAATTGCTTTACCTGGATTGTTCGACTCCCATCCACCTCTTTGGACATGCTTCTGTTTGACTTAAGTATTTTGTTGCTTTTCCTCTCACCTGGCTTGCATATGTTTTACTCCATTTTTCTTCCTGTACTCTTCTATCATGAAAGGAATTTATATGATTTTGCTCTTTAGTGGTTATCAGCTTTTATTGGAAGTACATTGCCAAGTAATTGGCTGTGTTTAGACTTTCTAACCGTGTACCTTCTCTTACAGACTGATGAGACCCTTTCAATTTATCTTGAGTTTGTTTCTGGGGGCTCAATTCATAAGTTACTTAGGGAGTATGGCCCTTTTAAGGAACCTGTGATTCGCAGTTATACTGGTCAAATTCTCGCTGGTCTTGCGTATTTGCATGCGAAGAACACTGTCCACAGGTAGTATACAGCTTGTATAACTTCTACACATTACATAGGTAGCACAATAGAATAATTGATTGATACTAATTTTTCCTGGCAGAGATATTAAAGGAGCAAACATACTTGTTGGCCCTAATGGTGATGTTAAACTTGCCGACTTTGGCATGGCTAAGCATGTATGCAGTTTTCCCTTTCTGCTCCCTACCCTACGTCCATTCTCTATGTGTAGCACTATGTTAAAAAAAAGTCTCATCTGTAAGATAGCAATCCTAGGTATTCTATTTTTAAAGAGCAGACATACTAATGGGCGAATTTTTGCTGGGAAGGAGCTCCGAGCGAATGTCCTTACAGCCGCTTGAGCAAAATAAAGAGTGACATTTAAAAAAAAAGTTACACTGCATTTGCTGGCAATTTTTCCTTCCGTACATGGCAAGCCCGTAACAAACGCATGACGTTTTTTAGGTGTGTTGGCATGGCAACTTTGGCATTCGCTGGCAATTTCTCTCCCAGCGAACATTTGCCAGATGTTCGCGTCCTTTGAAGAGATAGTTGTGGTCTTTGTTAATACTACCATATGAGCCTTGGCCCAAACATGCATATACAACGAAAACACAAATTCTACACTGTATCTTCTTCTCCCCCTCCAAGCCGTTTATCTCATTTGTTGTGTTCAAGCAGATATCATCTTTTGCTGAAATACGCTCTTTCAAAGGAAGTCCTTACTGGATGGCTCCTGAGGTGAGCTGCCTCCTTTCTTTACACTAAACCTTCAAACCGTATTCTTCATTTCTAATTGTACCCTTGTCAGTAAAGCTCTACTCAATATCGAAAGCATGCAGGTTATTATGAACAGTAAAGGTTACAATCTAGCTGTTGACATTTGGAGTTTGGGATGTACAATTATTGAGATGGCAACGGCAAGACCTCCTTGGCACCAGTATGAAGGGGTATGCTTCTAAG contains:
- the LOC125538475 gene encoding mitogen-activated protein kinase kinase kinase 3-like isoform X1, whose amino-acid sequence is MPVPGWFRGKLRSRSKPKPGAAAVSSAASSPSRKSVDLDYPSPSPTPRAREKARSLDSPAARHGRGGAEFQYKLPVPVISPEPLCEEATDVAGCSSASGSSVCSSPDDAPDHQASRSMDPIAFAKGRDMPSDTAMILNEDKRFMSCSMPREHHKFFEAPVSNMRALHVHNNDDPSTSEASCSRGRMLTEDIFGPRTRSPSPGRKAHAFAVNNVHSKEFGFSPRSPLKMSEGLRSPPHPLPLPPAPGACSPLPPSPTACSPLPPSPTACSPLPTSPTACSQSQSRWKKGKLLGSGTFGQVYLGFNSENGQFCAIKEVQVISDDPHSKERLKQLNQEIDMLKKASHPNVVQYYDSDMTDETLSIYLEFVSGGSIHKLLREYGPFKEPVIRSYTGQILAGLAYLHAKNTVHRDIKGANILVGPNGDVKLADFGMAKHISSFAEIRSFKGSPYWMAPEVIMNSKGYNLAVDIWSLGCTIIEMATARPPWHQYEGVAAIFKIANSKDTPEIPDIFSEDGRSFLKLCLKRNPASRATASQLMDHPFVQDHPAVRAAKDSALRNAFSAPADVKHTMSNRELPSRRSITPLRDIGVSARDFTGFSTTVPSPRTSSSPIPVRTNMSLPVSPCSSPLRQFKQSNWSCLPSPPHPMLSSGAAAYNSSSYALNQARRMPDPWQDGSLKLQSPYGSPKRF
- the LOC125538475 gene encoding mitogen-activated protein kinase kinase kinase 3-like isoform X2, with the translated sequence MPVPGWFRGKLRSRSKPKPGAAAVSSAASSPSRKSVDLDYPSPSPTPRAREKARSLDSPAARHGRGGAEFQYKLPVPVISPEPLCEEATDVAGCSSASGSSVCSSPDDAPDHQASRSMDPIAFAKGRDMPSDTAMILNEDKRFMSCSMPREHHKFFEAPVSNMRALHVHNNDDPSTSEASCSRGRMLTEDIFGPRTRSPSPGRKAHAFAVNNVHSKEFGFSPRSPLKMSEGLRSPPHPLPLPPAPGACSPLPPSPTACSPLPPSPTACSPLPTSPTACSQSQSRWKKGKLLGSGTFGQVYLGFNSENGQFCAIKEVQVISDDPHSKERLKQLNQEIDMLKKASHPNVVQYYDSDMTDETLSIYLEFVSGGSIHKLLREYGPFKEPVIRSYTGQILAGLAYLHAKNTVHRDIKGANILVGPNGDVKLADFGMAKHISSFAEIRSFKGSPYWMAPEVIMNSKGYNLAVDIWSLGCTIIEMATARPPWHQYEGVAAIFKIANSKDTPEIPDIFSEDGRSFLKLCLKRNPASRATASQLMDHPFVQDHPAVRAAKDSALRNAFSAPADVKHTMSNRELPSRRSITPLRDIGVSARDFTGFSTTVPSPRTSSPIPVRTNMSLPVSPCSSPLRQFKQSNWSCLPSPPHPMLSSGAAAYNSSSYALNQARRMPDPWQDGSLKLQSPYGSPKRF